In the Gossypium arboreum isolate Shixiya-1 chromosome 10, ASM2569848v2, whole genome shotgun sequence genome, one interval contains:
- the LOC108462267 gene encoding TMV resistance protein N-like, with translation MASSSSSRQTKHQVCLSFTGEDTRLNFTSHILKPLKDTGINVFFDEDTLEKGDQLSLTFSQAIATSTLSIIVLSVNYASSKSCLAELSNIVDRKDTEGHIALPIFYRVDPSRLRNLTGRFKTSFDDHEPEKLDQVQQ, from the coding sequence ATGGCGTCTTCTTCGTCTTCTCGTCAAACGAAGCATCAAGTTTGCTTGAGCTTTACAGGAGAAGACACGCGCCTTAATTTTACCAGTCATATTCTGAAACCTTTGAAAGACACAGGAATCAATGTTTTCTTCGATGAAGATACACTGGAAAAAGGGGACCAACTTTCACTAACATTTTCTCAAGCAATTGCAACCTCAACTCTCTCGATCATCGTTTTGTCTGTCAACTATGCTTCTTCAAAATCATGCTTGGCTGAACTCTCTAACATCGTGGACCGCAAGGATACTGAAGGACATATTGCTCTTCCCATCTTTTATCGTGTTGATCCTTCTAGGTTACGGAATCTTACTGGGAGATTCAAAACCTCCTTTGATGACCATGAACCAGAAAAGCTAGATCAAGTACAGCAATGA
- the LOC108463587 gene encoding protein EARLY FLOWERING 4-like: protein MANNPRNNANKKLKHHRNQDSDDFDGNPEAWATLDKNFKQVQSVLDRNQMLIQQVNDNHQSKNPDNMVKNVALIQELNGNISKVVSLYSDMSSNFSTAFHNNGHHKEG from the coding sequence ATGGCCAACAACCCTAGAAACAACGCCAACAAGAAACTGAAACATCATCGGAACCAAGATTCCGACGACTTTGACGGTAACCCCGAAGCATGGGCAACGCTAGACAAGAATTTCAAGCAAGTCCAATCGGTTTTGGACCGGAACCAGATGTTGATCCAACAGGTTAACGATAACCACCAATCGAAGAACCCCGACAACATGGTTAAGAACGTTGCATTAATTCAAGAACTTAATGGGAACATATCCAAGGTTGTCTCACTTTACTCTGATATGTCTTCCAATTTCTCCACTGCCTTTCATAACAATGGACACCACAAGGAAGGCTGA
- the LOC108461498 gene encoding protein EARLY FLOWERING 4-like: MANNTNKKLKHHRNQDSDDGNPEVWATIDKSFKQVQSVLDRNRMLIQQVNENHQSKNHDNMVKNVALIQELNGNISKVVSLYSDLSSNFSTAFQQQHSNEHPKEG; the protein is encoded by the coding sequence ATGGCCAACAACACCAACAAGAAACTGAAACATCACCGGAACCAAGATTCCGACGACGGTAACCCCGAAGTTTGGGCAACGATAGACAAGAGTTTCAAGCAAGTCCAATCGGTTTTAGATCGGAACCGGATGTTGATCCAACAAGTCAACGAGAATCATCAATCGAAGAACCACGACAACATGGTGAAGAACGTAGCATTAATTCAAGAACTTAATGGGAACATATCAAAGGTTGTTTCACTTTACTCTGATTTGTCTTCAAATTTCTCTACTGCTTTTCAGCAACAACATAGCAATGAACATCCCAAAGAAGGTTGA
- the LOC108461496 gene encoding peptidyl-prolyl cis-trans isomerase CYP19-4-like: protein MATKTRLASVAVLWFLVLFGTLAIIQNRFSDAGVPEPKLSQGFDDDSEEITHKVYFDVQIDGKSAGRIVIGLFGKTVPKTAENFRALCTGEKGAGKSGKPLHYKGSTFHRIIPSFMIQGGDFTRGDGRGGESIYGERFADENFKLKHEEPGRLSMANAGPNTNGSQFFITTITTGWLDGHHVVFGKVIAGMDVVFKIEAQGRQSGVPKAKVVIVDSGEMPI, encoded by the exons ATGGCCACTAAAACGAGATTGGCTTCGGTTGCAGTGTTATGGTTTCTAGTTCTTTTTGGAACCTTAGCTATAATTCAG aatcgaTTTAGCGATGCTGGAGTTCCAGAGCCTAAGCTTAGTCAG GGTTTTGATGATGATTCAGAAGAAATTACGCATAAAGTTTACTTTGATGTTCAGATTGATGGAAAATCTGCTG GTCGAATAGTCATAGGTCTATTCGGCAAAACCGTTCCTAAAACTGCAG AGAACTTCCGTGCCCTTTGTACAG GGGAGAAAGGAGCCGGAAAGAGTGGGAAACCTCTCCATTACAAAGGGAGCACGTTTCATAGAATTATCCCAAGCTTTATGATCCAAGGTGGCGACTTTACTCGTGGCGACGGGCGAGGTGGAGAGTCAATATACGGTGAAAGGTTTGCCGATGAGAATTTCAAGCTTAAGCATGAAGAACCTG GACGGCTTTCAATGGCCAATGCTGGACCAAACACCAATGGATCACAATTCTTCATCACAACCATAACAACCGGCTG GTTGGACGGTCATCATGTTGTATTCGGCAAGGTGATCGCCGGAATGGATGTTGTCTTCAAGATTGAAGCTCAAGGAAGACAAAGTGGGGTACcaaaagctaaagttgtcatTGTAGATAGTGGCGAAATGCCTATATAA
- the LOC108462266 gene encoding phosphoinositide phospholipase C 2-like isoform X1 produces the protein MSKQSYRVCLCFRRRFKMAVAQAPEDVKNLFEMYSENGLMNVDGLHKFLVEYQKEDETTTDDAQKIIDGSTHLPKNGLHVEAFFRHLFSDTNSPQVSLGVHHDMNAPLSHYFIFTGHNSYLTGNQLNSDCSDVPIINALKRGVRVIELDIWPNSEKDDVHVLHGGTLTAPVTLLKCLSSIKEYAFVSSDFPVVITLEDHLTPDLQAKAANMITETLGDILFTPGSEVFKEFPSPETLKKRIIISTKPPKDYTEAKEDKDKENDLKSDKADDEAEPHENKPKQKKAPEYKRLIAIHAGKPKGGLDECLEVDPEKVRRLSLSELELEKAAETHGKQIVRFTQRNMLRVYPKGIRVDSSNYNPMIAWLHGAQMVAFNMQGCDKHLWLMHGMFKANGQCGYVKKPDFLLNTNEIFDPEVKHSEKTILKVTVYLGEGWYYDFDHTHFDPYSPPDFYVKVGIAGVPADKQMTKSKIVEDSWVPSWNQEFEFHLTMPQLALLRIEVHEYDMSEKDDFAGQTCLPVSEIRSGIRAVPLMDKKGDKYNNVKLLMRFEFTNPS, from the exons ATGTCCAAACAATCTTATAGGGTTTGCCTCTGCTTTCGGAGGAGGTTTAAGATGGCGGTTGCACAAGCACCAGAAGATGTCAAAAACTTGTTTGAGATGTATTCTGAGAATGGGTTAATGAATGTTGATGGATTGCATAAGTTCTTAGTTGAGTATCAAAAAGAAGATGAGACTACAACAGATGATGCTCAAAAGATTATTGATGGTTCGACACATTTGCCTAAAAACGGTTTACATGTTGAAGCATTTTTTAGGCACCTCTTTAGTGATACTAATTCCCCTCAAGTTTCTCTAGGG GTACACCATGATATGAATGCTCCTTTGTCTCATTATTTCATATTTACCGGTCACAATTCTTACCTTACCGGGAATCAACTCAACAGCGATTGCAGCGACGTCCCCATCATAAACGCACTTAAGAGAGGTGTGAGAGTGATAGAACTTGATATATGGCCGAATTCAGAAAAAGACGATGTTCATGTTCTTCATGGGGG GACTTTGACAGCTCCGGTGACGCTCCTCAAATGCTTGAGTTCTATTAAGGAGTACGCTTTCGTTTCCTCGGACTTTCCTGTCGTAATAACTCTAGAAGACCATCTCACTCCGGATCTTCAGGCTAAAGCTGCCAAT ATGATCACCGAAACGCTTGGAGACATCTTGTTTACTCCCGGCTCGGAAGTCTTTAAAGAATTCCCTTCTCCGGAGACATTAAAGAAACGCATAATCATATCTACGAAACCACCAAAGGATTACACAGAAGCCAAAGAAGATAAGGATAAAGAGAATGATTTGAAAAGCGATAAGGCCGACGATGAA GCCGAGCCGCACGAAAACAAGCCAAAGCAAAAAAAGGCACCAGAATATAAACGTTTAATCGCCATTCATGCTGGGAAACCAAAGGGTGGATTAGATGAGTGTCTAGAAGTGGACCCCGAAAAAGTGAGACGGCTTAGCTTGAGTGAACTAGAACTTGAAAAAGCTGCAGAAACTCATGGAAAACAAATAGTCAG GTTTACACAGAGGAACATGCTTAGGGTATACCCGAAGGGCATACGAGTTGATTCTTCCAATTACAACCCGATGATTGCGTGGTTGCACGGAGCTCAAATGGTCGCATTTAATATGCAGGGTTGTGATAAACATTTATGGTTGATGCACGGAATGTTTAAAGCCAACGGGCAATGCGGATACGTGAAAAAACCCGATTTCCTACTAAACACTAACGAAATCTTCGATCCCGAAGTTAAGCATTCAGAGAAAACGATTTTGAAA GTAACTGTATATTTGGGTGAAGGATGGTATTATGATTTTGATCATACACATTTCGATCCGTATTCGCCTCCGGACTTCTACGTAAAG GTGGGGATTGCAGGGGTTCCAGCAGATAAACAGATGACGAAATCAAAGATAGTAGAAGATAGTTGGGTGCCTAGTTGGAACCAAGAATTTGAGTTCCATTTAACCATGCCTCAACTAGCTCTACTTCGGATCGAAGTCCACGAATATGACATGTCCGAAAAAGACGACTTTGCAGGCCAAACATGTTTACCGGTTTCCGAAATAAGAAGTGGGATCAGAGCAGTTCCGCTCATGGACAAAAAAGGCGACAAGTACAACAACGTAAAACTTCTAATGCGGTTCGAGTTCACCAATCCATCATAA
- the LOC108462266 gene encoding phosphoinositide phospholipase C 2-like isoform X3: protein MSKQSYRVCLCFRRRFKMAVAQAPEDVKNLFEMYSENGLMNVDGLHKFLVEYQKEDETTTDDAQKIIDGSTHLPKNGLHVEAFFRHLFSDTNSPQVSLGVHHDMNAPLSHYFIFTGHNSYLTGNQLNSDCSDVPIINALKRGVRVIELDIWPNSEKDDVHVLHGGTLTAPVTLLKCLSSIKEYAFVSSDFPVVITLEDHLTPDLQAKAANMITETLGDILFTPGSEVFKEFPSPETLKKRIIISTKPPKDYTEAKEDKDKENDLKSDKADDEVATKKAEPHENKPKQKKAPEYKRLIAIHAGKPKGGLDECLEVDPEKVRRLSLSELELEKAAETHGKQIVRFTQRNMLRVYPKGIRVDSSNYNPMIAWLHGAQMVAFNMQGCDKHLWLMHGMFKANGQCGYVKKPDFLLNTNEIFDPEVKHSEKTILKVTVYLGEGWYYDFDHTHFDPYSPPDFYVKVGIAGVPADKQMTKSKIVEDSWVPSWNQEFEFHLTMPQLALLRIEVHEYDMSEKDDFAGQTCLPVSEIRSGIRAVPLMDKKGDKYNNVKLLMRFEFTNPS from the exons ATGTCCAAACAATCTTATAGGGTTTGCCTCTGCTTTCGGAGGAGGTTTAAGATGGCGGTTGCACAAGCACCAGAAGATGTCAAAAACTTGTTTGAGATGTATTCTGAGAATGGGTTAATGAATGTTGATGGATTGCATAAGTTCTTAGTTGAGTATCAAAAAGAAGATGAGACTACAACAGATGATGCTCAAAAGATTATTGATGGTTCGACACATTTGCCTAAAAACGGTTTACATGTTGAAGCATTTTTTAGGCACCTCTTTAGTGATACTAATTCCCCTCAAGTTTCTCTAGGG GTACACCATGATATGAATGCTCCTTTGTCTCATTATTTCATATTTACCGGTCACAATTCTTACCTTACCGGGAATCAACTCAACAGCGATTGCAGCGACGTCCCCATCATAAACGCACTTAAGAGAGGTGTGAGAGTGATAGAACTTGATATATGGCCGAATTCAGAAAAAGACGATGTTCATGTTCTTCATGGGGG GACTTTGACAGCTCCGGTGACGCTCCTCAAATGCTTGAGTTCTATTAAGGAGTACGCTTTCGTTTCCTCGGACTTTCCTGTCGTAATAACTCTAGAAGACCATCTCACTCCGGATCTTCAGGCTAAAGCTGCCAAT ATGATCACCGAAACGCTTGGAGACATCTTGTTTACTCCCGGCTCGGAAGTCTTTAAAGAATTCCCTTCTCCGGAGACATTAAAGAAACGCATAATCATATCTACGAAACCACCAAAGGATTACACAGAAGCCAAAGAAGATAAGGATAAAGAGAATGATTTGAAAAGCGATAAGGCCGACGATGAAGTGGCAACGAAAAAA GCCGAGCCGCACGAAAACAAGCCAAAGCAAAAAAAGGCACCAGAATATAAACGTTTAATCGCCATTCATGCTGGGAAACCAAAGGGTGGATTAGATGAGTGTCTAGAAGTGGACCCCGAAAAAGTGAGACGGCTTAGCTTGAGTGAACTAGAACTTGAAAAAGCTGCAGAAACTCATGGAAAACAAATAGTCAG GTTTACACAGAGGAACATGCTTAGGGTATACCCGAAGGGCATACGAGTTGATTCTTCCAATTACAACCCGATGATTGCGTGGTTGCACGGAGCTCAAATGGTCGCATTTAATATGCAGGGTTGTGATAAACATTTATGGTTGATGCACGGAATGTTTAAAGCCAACGGGCAATGCGGATACGTGAAAAAACCCGATTTCCTACTAAACACTAACGAAATCTTCGATCCCGAAGTTAAGCATTCAGAGAAAACGATTTTGAAA GTAACTGTATATTTGGGTGAAGGATGGTATTATGATTTTGATCATACACATTTCGATCCGTATTCGCCTCCGGACTTCTACGTAAAG GTGGGGATTGCAGGGGTTCCAGCAGATAAACAGATGACGAAATCAAAGATAGTAGAAGATAGTTGGGTGCCTAGTTGGAACCAAGAATTTGAGTTCCATTTAACCATGCCTCAACTAGCTCTACTTCGGATCGAAGTCCACGAATATGACATGTCCGAAAAAGACGACTTTGCAGGCCAAACATGTTTACCGGTTTCCGAAATAAGAAGTGGGATCAGAGCAGTTCCGCTCATGGACAAAAAAGGCGACAAGTACAACAACGTAAAACTTCTAATGCGGTTCGAGTTCACCAATCCATCATAA
- the LOC108462266 gene encoding phosphoinositide phospholipase C 2-like isoform X2, with protein MSKQSYRVCLCFRRRFKMAVAQAPEDVKNLFEMYSENGLMNVDGLHKFLVEYQKEDETTTDDAQKIIDGSTHLPKNGLHVEAFFRHLFSDTNSPQVSLGVHHDMNAPLSHYFIFTGHNSYLTGNQLNSDCSDVPIINALKRGVRVIELDIWPNSEKDDVHVLHGGTLTAPVTLLKCLSSIKEYAFVSSDFPVVITLEDHLTPDLQAKAANMITETLGDILFTPGSEVFKEFPSPETLKKRIIISTKPPKDYTEAKEDKDKENDLKSDKADDEVATKKQKKAPEYKRLIAIHAGKPKGGLDECLEVDPEKVRRLSLSELELEKAAETHGKQIVRFTQRNMLRVYPKGIRVDSSNYNPMIAWLHGAQMVAFNMQGCDKHLWLMHGMFKANGQCGYVKKPDFLLNTNEIFDPEVKHSEKTILKVTVYLGEGWYYDFDHTHFDPYSPPDFYVKVGIAGVPADKQMTKSKIVEDSWVPSWNQEFEFHLTMPQLALLRIEVHEYDMSEKDDFAGQTCLPVSEIRSGIRAVPLMDKKGDKYNNVKLLMRFEFTNPS; from the exons ATGTCCAAACAATCTTATAGGGTTTGCCTCTGCTTTCGGAGGAGGTTTAAGATGGCGGTTGCACAAGCACCAGAAGATGTCAAAAACTTGTTTGAGATGTATTCTGAGAATGGGTTAATGAATGTTGATGGATTGCATAAGTTCTTAGTTGAGTATCAAAAAGAAGATGAGACTACAACAGATGATGCTCAAAAGATTATTGATGGTTCGACACATTTGCCTAAAAACGGTTTACATGTTGAAGCATTTTTTAGGCACCTCTTTAGTGATACTAATTCCCCTCAAGTTTCTCTAGGG GTACACCATGATATGAATGCTCCTTTGTCTCATTATTTCATATTTACCGGTCACAATTCTTACCTTACCGGGAATCAACTCAACAGCGATTGCAGCGACGTCCCCATCATAAACGCACTTAAGAGAGGTGTGAGAGTGATAGAACTTGATATATGGCCGAATTCAGAAAAAGACGATGTTCATGTTCTTCATGGGGG GACTTTGACAGCTCCGGTGACGCTCCTCAAATGCTTGAGTTCTATTAAGGAGTACGCTTTCGTTTCCTCGGACTTTCCTGTCGTAATAACTCTAGAAGACCATCTCACTCCGGATCTTCAGGCTAAAGCTGCCAAT ATGATCACCGAAACGCTTGGAGACATCTTGTTTACTCCCGGCTCGGAAGTCTTTAAAGAATTCCCTTCTCCGGAGACATTAAAGAAACGCATAATCATATCTACGAAACCACCAAAGGATTACACAGAAGCCAAAGAAGATAAGGATAAAGAGAATGATTTGAAAAGCGATAAGGCCGACGATGAAGTGGCAACGAAAAAA CAAAAAAAGGCACCAGAATATAAACGTTTAATCGCCATTCATGCTGGGAAACCAAAGGGTGGATTAGATGAGTGTCTAGAAGTGGACCCCGAAAAAGTGAGACGGCTTAGCTTGAGTGAACTAGAACTTGAAAAAGCTGCAGAAACTCATGGAAAACAAATAGTCAG GTTTACACAGAGGAACATGCTTAGGGTATACCCGAAGGGCATACGAGTTGATTCTTCCAATTACAACCCGATGATTGCGTGGTTGCACGGAGCTCAAATGGTCGCATTTAATATGCAGGGTTGTGATAAACATTTATGGTTGATGCACGGAATGTTTAAAGCCAACGGGCAATGCGGATACGTGAAAAAACCCGATTTCCTACTAAACACTAACGAAATCTTCGATCCCGAAGTTAAGCATTCAGAGAAAACGATTTTGAAA GTAACTGTATATTTGGGTGAAGGATGGTATTATGATTTTGATCATACACATTTCGATCCGTATTCGCCTCCGGACTTCTACGTAAAG GTGGGGATTGCAGGGGTTCCAGCAGATAAACAGATGACGAAATCAAAGATAGTAGAAGATAGTTGGGTGCCTAGTTGGAACCAAGAATTTGAGTTCCATTTAACCATGCCTCAACTAGCTCTACTTCGGATCGAAGTCCACGAATATGACATGTCCGAAAAAGACGACTTTGCAGGCCAAACATGTTTACCGGTTTCCGAAATAAGAAGTGGGATCAGAGCAGTTCCGCTCATGGACAAAAAAGGCGACAAGTACAACAACGTAAAACTTCTAATGCGGTTCGAGTTCACCAATCCATCATAA